The Anastrepha obliqua isolate idAnaObli1 chromosome 5, idAnaObli1_1.0, whole genome shotgun sequence DNA window gtacaggtttaaaattttaaaagatgtcgggaaaaactaatcttcatttcaaaaatgtttgctagacctgctccatttataagagtcatcactggttttacgtttcaaggaccagcagtaatcagcaagcatgttgatggagttcttcccttgaaaacgtttttcgattactcctatctcctggtgaaatcgttcaccctgttcatcgctcatctggcccaggttttccgggaaaaaattcaaatgtgagtgcaggaagtgtatcttgatggacatattgcattccattttttcgtacgcactcaaaaactctttgacgacttcaacataatcagagctctttttatttccaaggaacttctcacacaatgatttaaaactttcccatgcccgtctttccactgcactgagcttactcgtaaatttctcatctcgcatgagttttcgaatctgaggcccgacaaggatccctaaaattgtaataaactgTAAACTACTATTAACAAATATGAGAATAATGTGTTACctccttttagctttgcatCGCTGACTTTAGGGAATGCAACTTCTTTCAGGTGACGGAACGCTTCGCCATCGACTTTTAGTTTAGACTTTAGACTGCTTCGCATACCCAAGTTTCAGGAGCAGTGGTGGCAAGATAACATTTTCTGGTCGGACAAGTGGAgggttcaaaacatttttttgaccaatTTTGTAGAGTTGACGTGTGGCCATTCAGATTTTGCATAGCGATTCGGGGCACGGCTATCCCACTCAAAAAGATAGTAAGggtactgtttcgtactgatgatgtgtttatactgacacttgctataaaattagtaaaaaaaataaatcttaaaactcgcacaactcgcacaacttcatgaattttaattcaattacagtcaaatatagctcattcgacgcagaattaaattcactataacagtagtgtactaaaaaacatcctcaatatcggataatatcgcaaaaattatgtcaaagttgaaaaaatagagaaaaaataaaaaaattccgaatacttccgcttacagtctcgtcagttgtcatttcagaaaaattgtcaacacactgtcaaaaaggcttgtttttgttctttcgaactaaaacaacaaattcgaaatcggatggaaattggcgaagttaggagtgattcttcacatcaacctactgaaaaacggttttatggccataaaatgagattttgggggtgtattggaaatttctcctataccattttttttagtttttctatagccacaaatcgtgctaggtctccataaaagtatatttaatttttttttttttgtcacaccgtgtAATCATGCACTGAAAACTAGCACCTACATTAAGCATTAAGCAGCGTTTGAAGAGTCGTCTGGAATGTGTAGGTACATattcataggttaggttaggtcaggtttttgtggcagttgGCTTAGAGTAGGCAAACTCACTTAGACGATGCAAGTCCTTTCTGAtaccactgtgtaacacgggAACCTTACTGTTAGTGTTCATGCAGCCAATTAGACTCttttatgaagcgtaggataggtttcatcccaacaccggatagttccgtaagagagtcaaaatgaTATTTTCCCAATAaccttgctctactcctagctaaggctggacagtTACAAAGGAagtgttctgctgtttcttccacgtctctacaacttctgcagtatttatGCGAAAACAttcctagcctagaagagtgcctacctaacagccaatggCAGGAGAAACACACActctctcttgagaggttaagCAACTCTCCTGATCTTCTCTTAactatttgcggccaaattacatacatacatagctatggatccacatatgtatatattagggcgggtcgatttaaaaatcgctcattgctctgtgaaaatcgtattctagggatcaacataagaaactttgccgaaggaaccattccTCTAAAACGAATACTGATGCcgcccaatttgggtcgaacttttgggtaggggcaaattttgaaaaatcctactttgacccatttagagtgctccaattgagtccaaatgtatgaccgacccccactaactttggacggccgacccacccatgccagtggcacaccccctggaactcccctggggggttccccatttcaaaatatcaccatttttggcctttacatgaaaaaatcagctaaatggctatgttttttctttatttttatttatttataataatatttattatttatttataacaatatctattttttctcttaagaaatttatttagtcagaacatatgtaaatgaaaaaattaatttaagtgtgttatagaaaagaaactaaaaagttcgacccaaattgggggacatcagaattcgttttagaggtatggtttcttcggcaaagtttcttattttgatccctagaatatgattttcacagagcaatgggcgatttttttgcctcaccacaaaagaaactaaaagttcgacccaaattggggggcatcagagttcgttttagaggtatggttccttcggcaaagtttcttattttgatccctagaatatgattttcacagagcaatgggcgatttttttgcctccccacaaatcgacccggcctagtatatatatgtatatataatcaaaTTTATCTGAACATTAACCAAGTTTATAGTAGTAAGGGTTTATCCTATGTTTCttaaagaattactaaacttttagtaaagtaaagtaattgTTAGTAAAGTTTAGTAATTGTTTAAGACTGTTTACGGTGCATTGAACCGCGAACCAACATatttaaactttcaaaaataGCTCGTTTTTCGGCCGGTGCTAATGCCGTCGAAAGCAAATAATAATTATCAGAATGTAAGGAAAATGTGATGTTCGGcggcataaaaatatatgtagttcCAAATTCATTAAGATTATCTTTTACCATAAATCAAATTCTTCACGGTCTCAATAATGGCGATTTTACGTTACAAGGTCTGTCATCTCTGCAGCATTCTCCAGATATGTATGAGAAATGTTTTGTACtgttttacaacaacaatactaaTAACGATGTTTGATCAGCTTTATTCAACTAGGATGATTAGGTTTGGTAGTGTTAGTATGAAGTATCGAcgtgataacaaaaaaaaaaaaacataaacgtCATGGCCCCACGTCACTGTCGACATCAAAGTTATGATAATCTTTCTTAAACTGAAAAAAGTCTTGTTCgccatttataaatattttattcatcgtTATTCTCATCGTGAATTAGTTCAAAGCCaaaataattaactttttaaCAGCTAGGAAGAAAAACTCTTAATGGGGCGTTTTGAGACGCGAACATCCATTGCTGGCTATTTGGGTTATGTGTTTTAATGTTTTACATGAAGAGGGGCctatagttttatgccgccttcaAACGGCAAGATGGAAATGAGGAGAAGTACCTATACTCCGAAGTAAAGCGAAAGGCGACCGCCAGTGAGAAAAACCTTTATATTGTTTAAATATCTTGACTTTGAATAGTAACTAGCGATAAAAAGTTCAGAACAAGTGATATCAAGTTCAATCAGAGTAATTTTATCAACAGTCAGAGGAAGCTCATTACCCCTTTCTGATCTTATATTgaacgaagtattttacaaatttattgtaCTATACCATATTTTTCAAGGTATAACAAGCTTATATACTCTTCATTTTTTTGGTCTAAATTGGTTGGTGGTCTGTTGTTGTCTGGAGACGTTATCACGCTGTTCATATAATCGATTGCAGAGAGTGCAGAAAATATCCCTACGTTTTTTTTTGgactctttaattttttctgcacCGTTTCCATCGTATAACTCTCGTTGTCAATTAATTAGCTTAATATCATTAAATAACAGACAATCTCTTTTGGCTTTTTCATTTCTTCTGGACATCTTTTCGGGTAAAATCGACTGCTCGTCCCTTCGCAGTTTCGATACTTTTCGTATAGGCTTATATAAAACGCTTTATAATGCTAATGTACCAATTAAAAGAGCTTTGTCCGTGTACAATTATTTATCGAATTTTTAAGATCTAGACTTAGCAGACTCAAAATGAATAATCTATAAAGATTGAAGTactatttattgtataataatttagCATAAAGTTATTGGAAGTTACCCCTAAGCGCATTatactttgaaaaatatattttgtacattttcttAATGTTTGTACCATTTaactctaaataaaaataaattactaatcAAGGTTGTGAATACATTATCTTTGCAGACTACCACACCAATATcgtgataaaataatattccaaAATTGCATTGGATTGAAATTATAGAATAGTTTTTTAGATTGAAATGCGCCCAGCTATACAGCCAGGTATACGTGTAGTACGTGGACCAAATTGGATATGGCAAAATCAAGGTAAGTTAAAAGTTTTAGGAAATCATTCTCATAGAGAATAGAAACATTGGGTACATTTCTAATTGGTATATGCAGTGATTGAAACGGCAtattagcaacaaaaacaagtaaCATGGTGTATATAAACATACCAGATAATAGAAGATATCAGCTTGCgataatagtagaaaataatggttttgattttattgtattgtatcaTACTAATAGAAACGCATTTCAATGATAATAATTTAGATAACGAAATAATGCttgaatttataataaaatcaacaGTATCTCAAACTCATGTAGGACTGGAGGGGGTGtaatatgtaatataaaatagtataatatataaaatagtatAATAATGTAATAAGTACAGAGGAGCAGAAACAAATGTGAAACagaagaaagaactaaatttATGCGAAGAAATAGAAGATAATGTGAAGCAAAATTTTCAATCCAAGTAAAaccc harbors:
- the LOC129247141 gene encoding uncharacterized protein LOC129247141 — translated: MRSSLKSKLKVDGEAFRHLKEVAFPKVSDAKLKGGILVGPQIRKLMRDEKFTSKLSAVERRAWESFKSLCEKFLGNKKSSDYVEVVKEFLSAYEKMECNMSIKIHFLHSHLNFFPENLGQMSDEQGERFHQEIGVIEKRFQGKNSINMLADYCWSLKRKTSDDSYKWSRSSKHF